From the Callospermophilus lateralis isolate mCalLat2 unplaced genomic scaffold, mCalLat2.hap1 Scaffold_84, whole genome shotgun sequence genome, the window gattgtcagcacagcatataaataaacaaaataaggatCCAATGACAACTAATTTTTTAAGAAGAATCGATTTATACAAAATTCTAAAAAGACAAAGTAAAACACTCAATTGTAGGATAAAACAGAATACTGCCTTTAATCAGTGGGGAAAAATCAATTAGAAGGGACACAATGGAACTTTCTCAGGTGTGGTTTAACATTCTTTTTCTTGAATGCAGTTTAGATTACAATGATTTATTGAAATTCAACCACATTTGACTTAAAATGCATTTCATTGTATGAACATTTCAGAAAAAATGAATAATACACACTGAAATATAAATGATATACAAATAAGTGTATGCATGTGTGCCTACACACCAATATGCCAGAGCAGTGACACTCAAACAGCAATGAACCCATATAGAACCCAGATTCAGGATTCTAAATGCTAGGCCCACATTAAAAGGAACCAGGGTTTTTAGAGAAACAACTAATACCAGAGTTAGAACAGCCAATAAAGAGTACATTGAACCTGAAATATCTACTGTCAAAGGAAAGTACTCCATAAAGGCAAATACCACATATTCTCATTTACatgtgaaatgaaaaataattaaattaatagaAGCATAGTGTAGAATGGTGTTACCAGATGCTATGGCATGGGAGACATGGGAAGAAAATGGTCAAAGCGTACAATATCTCAATCAGACAGAAGAAatagatttttctgttttttgagaACTATTGCACACTATGGTAAATAAAGAATAATATGCTATACATTTCAAAATTACTAAAAGAATAAATTTcaaatgttctcactacaaaaataCTCTGGTATTTAAGATGATGTATATGTTAGTAAGCTTATTTCACACTGTGTATATAAACTATAACATCACCTTAtacatcataaatatatatacaactaaaaatttgccaatttatacttcaaaaaataaacaaaggggaAAGTAAAGTGTTCAAACAATCGCCCAAATTGAGAAGCCAACTTAGATTTCCTACTAATCATATCTGGCACAACTTGAAAAcctaaataatgaaataatggGTTACAGCCCactgaataaaataaatttcaagaagtctatattaaaataaatgtgaGTAAATTTAAAGCACGATAATGATTAAGATATAGAGTCCCCAAATACCCTACAAGTCATTCATTAATCACAAAATGGAAAAGAGTAACTCACAAATGAAAGGCCTAGCAGACAACTCCTTAATCAAGTACTTAAAATGAGCATAaccactaaaaaaacaaattgagTACTATATACCATGCTACATAATAGGACTAAAGCACTGATAAAGAATTAGGTTATGGTTCTGGTTTTTGTTCTAACCTAGCctgaagaaataaatataaaccTGTATATGAGGATGATTAGTCAAAACTACCTACACTTAAATACTATTGGCTACCCCAAAGTAGTAATGGGCAGACCCAAGGCCGCTGCTGTGCAGAGATCCCCGGGTGAAGCCACCGTCACCATGTCTGATCAGGAGGCAAAACCTTCAACTGAGGATTTGGGggataagaaagaaaaagaatacatTAAACTCAAAGTAATTGGACAGGATAGCAGTGAGATTCACTTTAAAGTGAAAATGACAACACATCTCAAGAAACTCAAAGAATCATATTGTCAAAGACAGGGAGTTCCAATGAATTCACTCAGGTTTCTCTTTGAAGGTCAGAGAATTGCAATTGCTGATAATCATACTCcaaaagaactgggaatggagGAAGAAGATGTGATTGAAGTTTATTAGGAACAAACAGGGGGTCATTCAATGGTTtagatattcttttattttttttcttttccctcaatccttttttatttttaaaaatagttctttTGTAATGTGGTGTTCAAATGGAATTGAGAACTGGCACCCATCTCTTTAAAACATCTGGTAATTTGAATTCTAGTGCTCATTATTCattattgtttgttttcattGTGCTGATTTTTTGGTGATCAAACCTCAGCTCCCTTCATATTGCcctctccttttaaaaaattacacgTGTATACAGAGAGGCCACCTTTTTCAGGACTGTGCATTTTCAGGCTTTTGGTGGTAAATAAGATCGACCaatgtgagtgtctatataatgACTTTCCAGTTAGCCCTGAAGTTCCAGCATGTGACTGTTTCACTCCTGGACTGTGACTTTCAGTGGGAGATGGAAGTTTTTCAGAGAACTGAAGTGTGGGAAAATGACCTATCCTTAACCTGATGCTACTTTTAAAATCTGAGGGTCTGGACCAAAAGAGGAGGAATATCAGCTTTGGAGTCAAGATGAACAGACATAGTGAGAGTAACGACTAACTCCAAAGATGGCTTCACTGAAGAGAAAGcattttaagatttaaaaaaaaaaaaatcttgtcagAAGATTCCGGAAAAGTTCTAATTTTCATTAGCAGTTAATAAAGTTATTCATGCAGAAGTGTGTACAACAGAACACTGCTCCTTTGATTTTATTTGTACTTTTGGCCTGGGATATGGGTTTTAAATGGACATTGTCTGTACCAGCTtcattaaaataaacaatatttgtAAAAACCTTactaatgtttattttattttaattgtatagGAAAGAAAATGCCTAAAATAAGGTTTTCTTGCATAATACTGGAAATTATTTGCACATCAtacaaatatttcttcagtacTGTATAGTGATAATGTTAATGACTTTGAAGCACTGGAAGTTATTGAAGTGCCTTCTGAATCAAAGATTTAATTAAGGCTAAAATATCTCTTTAAAAACTCagtgatttgttttttaaaagtttgaaattcCTGTATGGTGCATATATATAATAGTTACCCAATCATGTTGAACAAGTGGGCACGCCAAAAGTTCTGAAATTGATTTATATTGATAATTTTAGTGTTCCCTTTAACTCTGCTTAGTTAAGGTTTGGTATATTctgtttatattttccttttatttctttatatattaaatctATAAAACTGTGtgtaaaattaaaataccatattagtttgttcatttcaaaaaaaaaaagtagtaatgGGCATATATTGCTTCATACTGCCAACAACATAGACCTACCTGGTGGCTGCACTCACACTTCTTCATGATAGAAGCAGTATGTACTATCTAAGCATTTCCTCCTTCGTCTTTAATTCAGGTCAGAGTTCATTATCACCACACAGCCCACTTTCAAATTCATTCCCTCTCCTTACAAAATTGGACTACATATGGAAGAAGGTCAGTTTAGTACTTGAGAACCTGGTGCACTAGTGAGATGACAATCACTCCACCCAGTGTTTCAAAAAGCCATGACTTGATATGTGCAATAAGGGAGTCAATGTCTACTTTTAAGAATCAGGAAATTAGAAAATCTGAAATTCTGAATGCATATGAGAAAACATCCTAAGAATGCCCCTCAAACTGGAAAGATCACGTTGGATAAACTGTCCCCTTTTCTGCTCTTGAAGGTGATTCCAGGTTGGAAATCACAGCCAGAAAAGAAACTCACCCCATTTCATGAGGGGAATCTTGTGTGAAGG encodes:
- the LOC143386557 gene encoding small ubiquitin-related modifier 1-like isoform X2; the protein is MSDQEAKPSTEDLGDKKEKEYIKLKVIGQDSSEIHFKVKMTTHLKKLKESYCQRQLGMEEEDVIEVY
- the LOC143386557 gene encoding small ubiquitin-related modifier 1-like isoform X1, producing MSDQEAKPSTEDLGDKKEKEYIKLKVIGQDSSEIHFKVKMTTHLKKLKESYCQRQGVPMNSLRFLFEGQRIAIADNHTPKELGMEEEDVIEVY